A region of Streptomyces sp. NBC_01750 DNA encodes the following proteins:
- a CDS encoding enoyl-CoA hydratase/isomerase family protein, which translates to MAVDDSVLLRTAGHTGYITLNRPQALNALTHAMVRTVDTALATWEQDPAVEVVVLTGAGERGLCAGGDIRAVRADALAGGSASLDFWRDEYRLNARIARYSKPYVAVMDGIVMGGGVGVSAHGDVRIVTERSKVAMPETGIGFVPDVGGTHLLAQAPGELGTHLALTGSAVGAADALLCGLADHFVPSRRLAELTASLAELDVTEAVGRCAEPAPEGELARHRKWIDDCYAAGSVEEILDRLLGRGDPAAKEAAETILSRSPTSLKVTLAALRRARELRALEPVLDQEYRVSCAAFSSPDMVEGVRAQVIDKDRRPRWSPAELAQVTDADVARFFAPLHERELGLGLAHELGLAGGLGA; encoded by the coding sequence ATGGCCGTCGACGACTCCGTACTGCTGCGCACCGCGGGCCACACGGGGTACATCACCCTCAACCGTCCCCAGGCCCTCAACGCCCTCACCCACGCCATGGTCCGCACCGTCGATACGGCGCTGGCCACCTGGGAACAGGACCCTGCCGTCGAGGTCGTGGTCCTCACCGGAGCCGGAGAGCGCGGGCTCTGCGCCGGCGGCGACATCCGCGCCGTCCGCGCGGACGCCCTCGCGGGCGGTAGCGCGTCGCTGGACTTCTGGCGGGACGAGTACCGCCTCAACGCCCGTATCGCCCGCTACTCCAAGCCCTATGTAGCCGTCATGGACGGCATCGTGATGGGTGGCGGTGTCGGCGTGTCCGCACACGGCGACGTACGAATCGTCACCGAGCGGTCGAAGGTCGCCATGCCGGAGACGGGCATCGGCTTCGTACCGGATGTGGGCGGTACGCATCTGCTGGCTCAGGCGCCCGGCGAGCTCGGCACCCATCTGGCGCTCACCGGCTCGGCCGTGGGCGCGGCCGACGCGCTGCTGTGCGGGCTCGCCGACCACTTCGTACCCTCGCGGCGGCTGGCGGAGCTCACCGCGTCGCTCGCCGAGTTGGACGTGACCGAGGCCGTGGGGCGGTGTGCCGAGCCCGCCCCCGAAGGTGAACTGGCCCGGCACCGCAAGTGGATCGACGACTGCTACGCCGCCGGCTCCGTGGAGGAGATCCTCGACCGGCTGCTCGGCCGCGGCGATCCGGCGGCGAAGGAGGCAGCCGAAACGATCCTCAGCAGGTCGCCCACCTCGCTCAAGGTGACCCTCGCCGCGCTGCGCCGGGCCCGTGAACTCCGCGCGCTGGAACCGGTCCTGGATCAGGAGTACCGCGTCTCGTGCGCGGCCTTCTCCTCGCCCGACATGGTGGAAGGCGTCCGGGCACAGGTCATCGACAAGGACCGCAGGCCGCGCTGGTCGCCCGCGGAGCTTGCGCAGGTGACGGACGCGGACGTGGCCCGGTTCTTCGCACCGCTCCACGAGCGCGAACTCGGACTCGGACTCGCGCACGAACTCGGACTCGCGGGCGGCCTCGGCGCTTGA